From Paenibacillus polymyxa, the proteins below share one genomic window:
- a CDS encoding type II toxin-antitoxin system PemK/MazF family toxin encodes MNATLERERVDAKLIKKFDVWMADLGKPEGSVQAGVRPVMVISNNIGNRFSPVVVVVPITAQIQKAKLPTHVLMRKEDCGIDRDSVVQFEQHITILKDKLSVKFFEAPAKYRTVMNDALHMSTADI; translated from the coding sequence ATGAATGCAACATTGGAACGCGAAAGGGTGGATGCGAAGTTAATCAAAAAATTTGATGTATGGATGGCAGACTTAGGTAAACCAGAAGGAAGTGTGCAAGCTGGAGTTCGACCAGTAATGGTGATTAGTAATAATATAGGAAACAGATTTTCTCCAGTAGTAGTAGTAGTTCCAATAACTGCTCAGATTCAAAAAGCAAAACTACCAACTCATGTTCTTATGAGAAAAGAAGATTGTGGCATTGATAGGGATAGTGTGGTTCAGTTTGAGCAGCATATTACAATTCTAAAAGATAAGTTAAGTGTAAAGTTTTTTGAAGCTCCAGCAAAATATAGAACAGTAATGAATGATGCCCTACATATGAGTACAGCAGATATTTAA
- a CDS encoding GNAT family N-acetyltransferase, producing MLIYDDISSKYIKDIEGLSFAQTPDEMSVENFLKEKALLLHELQTARTRLYFDDNDKLVGFFTLHNDLIAINPKQRDRLESLYGWTLPKDSDLTQFPSVKLHYLGVDTKYRKLGYGKYMVLEAIKIAADISELSGCNFLNVEALESTVEFYNKRGFKWLSNNGSLANMIFKLGEMDEPAYEPIQYDSETLNKMVSRLVKAWEELDLTHLAVANITKLEESDIEELEYGSSPNIETIKLISSALGVPMENLLK from the coding sequence TTGTTAATATACGATGATATCTCTTCGAAATATATAAAGGATATTGAGGGACTTAGTTTTGCACAAACTCCTGATGAAATGTCTGTAGAGAATTTTTTAAAAGAGAAAGCTCTTTTGTTGCATGAACTACAAACTGCTAGAACCCGACTCTATTTTGATGACAATGATAAATTGGTTGGGTTCTTTACTTTACATAATGATTTAATTGCTATTAATCCAAAGCAGAGAGATAGATTAGAAAGTTTGTATGGATGGACACTTCCCAAAGATAGCGATCTAACTCAATTTCCCTCAGTAAAGCTTCATTATTTAGGTGTTGATACAAAATATCGTAAGCTGGGCTATGGAAAATATATGGTTCTAGAAGCTATAAAGATTGCAGCCGACATATCTGAGTTGAGCGGATGTAACTTTTTGAACGTGGAAGCTTTAGAAAGTACCGTGGAGTTTTACAATAAAAGAGGATTTAAATGGCTATCTAATAACGGTAGTTTAGCAAATATGATATTCAAGCTTGGTGAAATGGATGAGCCGGCTTATGAACCAATACAATACGATTCAGAAACCCTAAATAAGATGGTTTCAAGACTTGTAAAGGCTTGGGAAGAATTAGACTTAACACATTTAGCTGTTGCAAATATAACAAAATTAGAAGAATCAGATATCGAAGAACTAGAGTACGGTTCATCTCCTAATATAGAGACAATTAAGCTTATTTCGAGTGCATTGGGTGTCCCTATGGAAAATCTATTAAAATAA
- a CDS encoding putative holin-like toxin, whose protein sequence is MEVKDALTLMMMFGTLIVALIGLIVTIVIALNQNKRK, encoded by the coding sequence GTGGAGGTTAAAGATGCTCTGACATTAATGATGATGTTCGGTACGCTGATTGTAGCGTTGATCGGATTGATCGTCACGATTGTTATTGCATTGAACCAAAACAAACGAAAATAG
- a CDS encoding stalk domain-containing protein: protein MKRKIPTFLFGLGVGILVTTSVSVGASNFVKATLLNTKVIVNGTEAKLNDQPISVNGRSYLPVRDTASAMGYSVKSASSSKIELVEGGTNTPSSTSTSTTTQTTKAEPATTAVKQGGKTFNVEQYAKGDKLDSEKIAAAIASGELTINSQDANGDSILHWVIRKNDYATYLVIKKNGLNVNVKNRSFGDTPLHEAVKDENGFFLGELKDLKATPTIKNAEGKLPIDYAKANSTAKSLLEVYMW, encoded by the coding sequence ATGAAAAGAAAAATTCCAACATTCCTATTCGGTCTTGGAGTCGGAATACTTGTAACAACCAGTGTATCTGTTGGAGCATCTAACTTTGTTAAAGCAACATTGTTGAATACAAAAGTAATTGTGAACGGTACAGAAGCTAAACTGAACGATCAGCCTATTTCAGTCAATGGACGCAGCTACTTGCCTGTACGCGATACGGCTTCAGCAATGGGTTATAGTGTTAAATCAGCAAGTAGCAGCAAAATTGAGTTAGTGGAGGGGGGAACAAACACACCTTCCTCAACTTCTACGAGTACAACTACACAAACTACAAAAGCTGAGCCAGCAACAACAGCGGTTAAGCAAGGAGGTAAAACTTTTAACGTGGAGCAGTATGCAAAAGGAGATAAATTAGACAGTGAAAAGATTGCAGCAGCCATTGCTTCTGGTGAGTTAACGATTAACAGTCAGGATGCAAATGGAGACTCAATCCTTCATTGGGTAATTCGTAAGAATGACTATGCAACATACCTTGTGATCAAGAAGAATGGCTTGAATGTGAACGTAAAGAATCGTTCGTTTGGGGATACTCCTTTACATGAAGCTGTTAAAGATGAAAATGGTTTTTTCTTGGGTGAACTTAAAGACTTGAAGGCTACACCAACAATCAAGAACGCTGAAGGTAAATTACCAATTGACTATGCCAAAGCGAATTCTACAGCTAAATCTTTATTGGAAGTATACATGTGGTAA
- a CDS encoding phage tail spike protein: MIGEIDFSLKPIQPQYFLCKRDRTIISKLSEAYNDSKETKINQVSSIELSLPFHIDINHRLVKNKNIELLREKYLIKVIEGHKTEWFMINNIIDDSTEERDARTVRADSLTFELKDKKIRGYNKEAYHAKRVMDDLLADTKWEIGTIDADFQLTYRTFSFDSTNVLDAIYTVADTYNAIVRFDTDKRLVDLIKPELFGNNLGLTFSWNKYLKTMNVISNVEGIITRLYAYGQDDMGIQNVNPTGQNYIEDFTYWIYPFNRDKNRNVIQSSYFMSDSLCHALLDYADLLKSKKGLYDSYLKERQGYEKQLNQLNVELNKLLNDNSVLGELQVTQQFDGKMFFEKYQHSGNSSRTFELNNRLGYAVMIKVDNANGVSVSVDGSNKVIQSGKWVLLDKFRDKSNTTVNVSGGSTQVFMQVAFISVEELEASGNADKIIDKYNYDNKENQIRIKKEEIQSIEDKITDVKNRISTLQHETSESVNFTNEQLYELKDYIIEKEFSDSKYIDEQDLYNAAQEKFKELQVPQLSMDLDIVNFMEIVEAQFDWKKLNLGDFVNVKYEPMELNLTARITEIKYDYEGSNVNLVVANVKNVADEFTDLKKVLENANRTSVAVDTSKYRYDKAIVESNDITKQIDNFRNKITNEINIANNQTVTIDRKGITLTDTNDNLKFVRMSNGIIALTDDGGLSFKTAITPTHIVADNVWGKLIVGVNLNLGDNDGLLDIRGPKFSIFDRCHREVQRIGLLSTDPDRFGMQINRFEEPNVCGNDKILNRFTFDNVDGFKLERNRNGTFEKTLYTSPDGDLFMKGNFQAGEGERVFRVDKEGLSMGSGQWSSSPFHIDYYGKVWMVGADISDSVVVDSKFQVGSGNRIVVIDQNGLRLGSADENTANAVIRMDGSARFKNVEITKPDGTKLMNSLNGDLFLNNYNIIGAGMVDAQLMAANIFAGDSGVITDLTAGRLSTLTNAAITDWSNYITIEGNKARWITGKVTQGEQKKLPDGRLLYWETSAQSGKYTINPTAWPVYVYDTSQNQKIKMEDGFEGSGDASTPYRKMGLGDGATENSGIGWIKKPNGSFDFIYGASNTGKERSLKLGDEGVFITSQDKDVIIRAKDISLLSSTGGATKLGNSLAYIECKADGTMVFNAKRYDFM, encoded by the coding sequence TTGATAGGTGAAATAGATTTTAGCTTAAAACCAATACAACCACAATATTTTCTGTGTAAGCGAGATAGAACAATTATAAGTAAATTAAGTGAAGCTTATAATGACAGTAAAGAAACAAAGATAAACCAAGTATCTTCAATTGAATTATCCCTTCCTTTCCATATCGATATCAATCATCGTTTAGTGAAAAATAAGAATATTGAACTCTTACGTGAAAAGTATTTAATCAAAGTTATCGAAGGTCATAAAACTGAATGGTTTATGATTAATAATATTATCGATGATTCTACTGAGGAACGTGATGCTAGAACTGTACGTGCCGACTCTTTGACTTTCGAGCTAAAAGATAAAAAAATCCGTGGTTATAATAAAGAAGCGTATCATGCTAAACGAGTTATGGATGATTTGTTGGCTGATACTAAATGGGAGATAGGTACAATTGATGCTGATTTTCAATTAACTTATAGAACATTTTCCTTCGACAGTACAAATGTTTTAGACGCAATATACACTGTAGCAGATACATATAATGCAATTGTAAGATTCGATACAGATAAACGGCTAGTCGATTTAATTAAGCCGGAACTATTCGGTAACAATCTAGGCTTGACCTTTAGTTGGAATAAATATTTAAAAACAATGAATGTTATATCTAACGTAGAGGGAATTATCACACGATTATATGCATATGGTCAAGATGATATGGGGATTCAAAATGTGAATCCAACAGGGCAAAACTATATCGAAGATTTCACCTATTGGATTTATCCTTTTAACCGAGACAAAAACAGAAATGTTATTCAGTCTAGTTACTTTATGTCTGATTCGCTTTGTCATGCTCTGCTTGATTATGCAGATTTGTTGAAGTCCAAAAAGGGTTTGTATGACAGCTATCTAAAAGAAAGACAAGGTTACGAAAAACAGTTAAATCAACTTAATGTAGAATTGAATAAGTTGTTGAATGACAATTCCGTTTTGGGTGAACTACAAGTTACTCAACAGTTTGATGGTAAAATGTTTTTTGAAAAGTATCAACATAGTGGCAATAGCTCACGAACATTTGAGTTAAACAACAGACTAGGTTATGCCGTTATGATTAAGGTTGATAATGCAAACGGTGTGAGTGTGAGTGTTGACGGTTCAAACAAAGTTATTCAGTCAGGCAAATGGGTCTTATTAGATAAGTTTAGAGATAAGAGCAATACTACGGTGAATGTATCCGGTGGTTCTACTCAAGTATTTATGCAAGTAGCATTCATTTCTGTTGAAGAACTTGAAGCTTCAGGGAATGCCGACAAAATTATAGACAAGTACAATTACGACAATAAAGAGAACCAGATTAGAATAAAAAAAGAAGAAATACAATCTATAGAAGATAAAATTACAGATGTGAAAAATAGAATTAGTACACTTCAACACGAAACAAGTGAAAGTGTCAATTTTACAAATGAGCAGTTGTATGAACTAAAGGATTATATTATAGAAAAAGAATTTTCAGATAGTAAATACATAGATGAGCAAGATTTATATAATGCAGCACAAGAGAAGTTTAAAGAATTACAGGTTCCTCAACTAAGCATGGACTTAGACATTGTAAATTTCATGGAAATTGTAGAAGCTCAGTTTGATTGGAAGAAATTAAATCTTGGTGACTTTGTTAATGTAAAGTATGAACCAATGGAACTTAACTTGACTGCTAGAATCACAGAGATTAAATACGATTATGAAGGCTCAAATGTTAATCTTGTTGTTGCCAATGTGAAAAATGTTGCCGATGAATTTACCGATCTTAAAAAGGTACTTGAGAATGCAAATAGAACATCTGTAGCTGTAGACACAAGTAAGTACAGATATGATAAAGCTATTGTTGAATCAAATGACATAACGAAACAAATTGATAACTTTAGAAATAAAATTACCAATGAGATCAACATAGCCAACAATCAAACAGTTACCATCGATAGAAAAGGAATTACTTTAACTGATACGAACGATAATTTGAAGTTTGTTCGAATGTCTAACGGGATAATAGCCCTGACAGACGATGGCGGTCTTTCTTTTAAGACAGCGATCACCCCAACGCATATAGTAGCTGATAATGTATGGGGCAAACTTATAGTTGGAGTAAATTTGAATCTAGGTGATAATGATGGACTCTTAGATATAAGAGGTCCAAAATTCAGTATCTTTGACCGTTGTCATCGTGAAGTTCAACGTATTGGATTGCTGAGTACCGATCCAGATAGATTTGGTATGCAAATTAATAGATTCGAAGAACCGAATGTATGTGGAAATGATAAGATTTTGAATAGATTCACCTTCGATAATGTAGATGGTTTTAAGCTAGAGCGCAATCGTAATGGCACTTTTGAAAAGACACTCTATACCTCTCCCGATGGCGATTTGTTTATGAAGGGCAACTTTCAAGCTGGCGAAGGTGAAAGAGTTTTCCGCGTCGATAAAGAGGGCTTGTCAATGGGGAGTGGTCAATGGAGTTCATCTCCGTTCCACATAGATTACTACGGTAAAGTATGGATGGTTGGAGCCGATATTAGTGATTCAGTTGTTGTCGATAGTAAGTTCCAAGTTGGATCAGGAAATAGAATCGTTGTAATCGACCAGAACGGGTTGAGACTGGGGAGCGCAGACGAAAATACAGCAAATGCAGTAATTAGAATGGATGGTTCAGCTAGATTTAAAAATGTAGAGATTACCAAACCAGATGGAACAAAGTTGATGAATTCGTTAAACGGTGATCTTTTTCTCAATAATTATAACATTATTGGTGCTGGGATGGTCGACGCGCAGCTAATGGCGGCTAATATTTTTGCAGGCGATAGCGGTGTGATCACGGATCTGACAGCGGGTAGGTTGTCGACTTTGACAAATGCTGCCATTACTGATTGGTCTAATTACATAACTATTGAAGGTAATAAGGCTAGATGGATTACGGGTAAGGTCACACAGGGAGAACAGAAGAAACTTCCTGATGGAAGATTGTTGTATTGGGAAACATCTGCCCAATCTGGTAAGTACACTATTAATCCAACGGCTTGGCCTGTATATGTGTACGATACAAGCCAGAACCAGAAAATTAAAATGGAAGATGGATTTGAAGGTTCTGGGGATGCCAGTACTCCATATCGTAAAATGGGGCTTGGTGATGGAGCAACTGAGAATAGTGGTATAGGTTGGATTAAGAAGCCTAATGGCTCATTTGATTTCATCTACGGGGCAAGCAATACAGGTAAAGAGAGATCATTAAAATTAGGTGATGAAGGTGTGTTTATAACATCTCAGGATAAAGATGTTATAATCAGAGCAAAAGACATTAGTTTACTTTCATCTACTGGTGGTGCCACTAAGCTAGGAAATAGTTTAGCCTACATTGAATGCAAGGCGGACGGAACTATGGTCTTTAACGCAAAGCGCTATGACTTCATGTAA